A stretch of the Lineus longissimus chromosome 10, tnLinLong1.2, whole genome shotgun sequence genome encodes the following:
- the LOC135494615 gene encoding monocarboxylate transporter 12-B-like, which yields MEPKKDEVQGHNEGHAVEEAEEIVDSIPYDTGWAWMIVLGSFLMHTILVGYLKTFGILFVEIQELLQLTSSMTAWIAGIMQLVLNFISPLANILSDHFSSRVTVMIGGLLQAVALLLSAFAYDLGFLIATAGVIFGVGASLTYGPTIIMVGYYFKGRLALANSISLAGSSAGQFILPPLVTLLIDHYSIRGALIFLAGIMFNITLAGALLRPTSYYKKRKRNLKVTVESETDSCEKPMLDGKYLEGGTELKHDVSDVRLCPRGVTKSIDRTPELKTKHSATSNGNHCVTSAPNIYKEYIINDEGIYSSLKKLPDKPDLFLSKNKSLRHLAPQYETFIYASNGDLFTSTQNVTITDHQVAASSQHSDQTFQDGHSKRSKCCSADIWKKCLTGFIDFKLLKNPVFLLFALSCTCSNFAYIGQYRYVPARAKDLNISDSQRALLLSATGITDLIARIAMGCIADIALVQKYIGRYRLLAISMLLVGINSLLCPLTQTFTEFLIYSMFFGIFGGFYMTMVCVSLVDLLGREHLSRAWGIMLLLYGLMSLGEPLILGKLRDVTGSYDMSFRTCGGFFILASILIFCERIPLAYQMRRQKETKERSGEEGVHLRADTPTQPCHQGESDHKNGTVQNGID from the exons ATGGAGCCGAAGAAGGACGAGGTTCAAGGTCACAATGAAGGTCATGCTGTTGAGGAGGCTGAAGAAATTGTTGACTCCATTCCGTATGATACGGGTTGGGCATGGATGATTGTTCTCG GTAGCTTCTTGATGCACACTATTCTGGTTGGCTACCTCAAGACTTTCGGAATCTTGTTTGTAGAGATCCAGGAATTGCTTCAACTCACTTCCTCCATGACGGCCTGGATAGCGGGCATAATGCAACTCGTCCTCAACTTCATCT cgCCCCTAGCCAACATCTTGAGTGACCATTTCAGCAGCCGGGTGACTGTGATGATAGGGGGCCTCCTCCAGGCAGTGGCACTTCTGCTCAGTGCCTTCGCCTATGACCTCGGCTTCTTGATTGCCACAGCAGGAGTCATATTCg GTGTTGGTGCCTCCCTCACCTATGGACCAACCATCATCATGGTGGGATATTACTTCAAGGGCCGTCTAGCCCTGGCCAACTCAATCTCTCTGGCTGGGAGCAGCGCAGGGCAGTTCATTCTCCCTCCACTGGTAACACTGCTAATCGACCATTACTCTATACGTGGTGCTCTGATATTTCTTGCGGGAATTATGTTCAATATCACGCTAGCTGGTGCTTTATTACGTCCGACAAGTTACTACAAAAAACGGAAGCGAAATTTGAAAGTGACTGTGGAGTCTGAGACTGATTCTTGTGAGAAGCCTATGTTAGATGGAAAATACTTGGAGGGTGGAACAGAATTGAAACACGATGTCTCAGATGTGCGTTTGTGTCCAAGAGGAGTAACTAAGTCAATCGATCGTACCCCagaattgaaaacaaaacattcCGCAACATCAAATGGTAACCACTGTGTGACTTCTGCTCCCAATATTTACAAGGAGTATATCATCAACGATGAGGGGATATATTCGTCTTTGAAAAAACTTCCAGATAAACCAGATTTGTTCCTTAGTAAGAATAAGAGTTTACGCCACCTGGCACCACAGTACGAGACGTTTATCTATGCCAGTAATGGTGATCTTTTCACCTCGACGCAGAACGTTACAATCactgaccaccaggtggcagcatCATCTCAGCATTCTGATCAAACATTTCAAGACGGTCATTCCAAAAGATCGAAATGCTGCAGTGCTGATATCTGGAAAAAGTGTCTCACCGGATTCATAGatttcaaacttttgaaaaacCCAGTATTCCTCTTATTTGCATTAAGTTGTACTTGTTCGAATTTTGCCTACATAGGGCAGTATCGTTACGTACCCGCCCGGGCAAAGGATTTGAATATATCGGATAGTCAACGAGCATTACTGTTATCAGCGACTGGTATAACAGATCTCATCGCACGAATCGCAATGGGTTGTATTGCAGATATTGCGCTGGTCCAAAAATATATCGGAAGGTATCGTCTGTTAGCAATATCCATGCTGTTAGTTGGGATCAATAGTCTCCTCTGTCCATTGACACAGACATTTACAGAGTTTCTCATCTATAGTATGTTCTTTGGGATCTTTGGTGGCTTCTACATGACGATGGTATGTGTGTCTCTCGTTGATCTCCTTGGACGTGAACATCTCTCGAGAGCGTGGGGAATCATGTTGTTGCTGTATGGCCTCATGAGCCTGGGGGAGCCGCTGATATTAG GTAAATTACGTGATGTGACTGGTAGCTACGACATGTCCTTCCGAACGTGCGGAGGTTTCTTCATCTTGGCCTCCATATTGATATTCTGCGAACGAATCCCGCTCGCATACCAAATGCGACGCCAGAAAGAGACCAAGGAGAGATCTGGAGAGGAAGGTGTCCATCTGAGAGCGGACACTCCAACTCAACCCTGTCATCAGGGTGAATCAGATCATAAAAATGGGACTGTTCAGAAtgggattgattga